The proteins below come from a single Faecalibaculum rodentium genomic window:
- the map gene encoding type I methionyl aminopeptidase — protein sequence MKLGKNSPCWCGSGKKYKHCHEKFDDTMAVLKLQGQQVPGRELIKSEEDIRYIKKAAKINDAVLDLVGEKIHAGMSTEEIDKLVYDYTTSHGGIPACLGYEGFPKSCCTSINEEVCHGIPDEKVILKEGDIVNVDCTTIVHGHYADASRMFCIGEVSPEAKRLVDVTKECLEAGIAAVRPWGHFGDIGAAIQEVAHKNGYSVVTDFCGHGVGNDFHEEPYVHHVGIRGRGMVIAPGMVFTIEPMINQGTSRLYIDEDNDWTAITEDGKLSAQWEHTLLVTDKGVEILAK from the coding sequence ATGAAACTGGGAAAGAACAGCCCCTGCTGGTGTGGCTCGGGCAAGAAATACAAGCACTGTCACGAGAAGTTTGATGATACCATGGCGGTTCTCAAACTCCAGGGACAGCAGGTGCCGGGGCGTGAACTGATCAAGTCGGAGGAAGACATCCGATACATCAAAAAGGCGGCGAAAATCAACGATGCGGTGCTGGATCTGGTGGGGGAGAAAATCCATGCGGGGATGAGCACAGAGGAAATCGACAAACTGGTCTATGACTATACCACCAGCCACGGCGGGATTCCCGCCTGTCTGGGATATGAGGGATTTCCGAAGAGCTGCTGTACGAGCATCAACGAAGAGGTGTGCCACGGGATTCCGGACGAGAAGGTCATCCTGAAGGAAGGCGACATTGTCAATGTGGACTGCACGACGATCGTGCACGGCCACTATGCGGATGCGAGCCGGATGTTCTGCATTGGCGAGGTGAGTCCGGAAGCAAAACGGCTGGTGGATGTGACGAAAGAATGTCTCGAGGCAGGCATTGCGGCGGTCCGTCCCTGGGGTCATTTCGGGGACATTGGGGCGGCAATCCAGGAAGTGGCGCACAAAAACGGCTACAGCGTGGTGACGGATTTCTGCGGTCATGGAGTGGGCAACGATTTCCATGAGGAACCCTATGTGCATCATGTGGGGATCCGCGGCCGGGGAATGGTGATTGCACCGGGAATGGTGTTTACAATCGAACCCATGATCAACCAGGGAACCAGCCGGCTGTATATCGACGAAGACAACGACTGGACAGCCATTACCGAAGACGGAAAGCTGTCGGCACAGTGGGAGCATACCCTGCTGGTGACGGACAAAGGCGTGGAGATTCTGGCAAAATAG
- a CDS encoding AAA family ATPase: MTGPFTITFARGFGTGGKEIASRVARELGIHCYENRILTLASQLSGLDQELFVEVDEKIRQHSGFSAFLAGLPRSRKYISREEPFSGDEKLFEYQKEIIENLNETESCCIVGKCANDILRHRDNVLSVYIEAPRDYCIRRTMDNMPVSREVAEATIEKTDRYRAEYYSFYTGGKSWTDPVAYDLTINSARMGIEGSVQLILAALKIRGFIE, from the coding sequence ATGACAGGGCCGTTCACCATCACGTTCGCCCGGGGATTCGGGACCGGCGGCAAGGAAATCGCTTCCCGGGTTGCCAGAGAGCTGGGGATCCACTGTTACGAAAACCGGATCCTGACCCTGGCCAGTCAGCTGTCGGGTCTGGACCAGGAACTGTTTGTGGAGGTGGATGAAAAAATCCGCCAGCACAGCGGTTTCTCCGCCTTTCTGGCGGGACTGCCCCGCAGCCGGAAATACATCTCCCGGGAAGAACCTTTTTCCGGAGACGAGAAACTCTTTGAATACCAGAAGGAAATCATTGAGAACCTCAACGAGACAGAGTCCTGCTGCATCGTGGGCAAATGCGCCAATGACATCCTCCGTCACCGGGACAACGTGCTGTCTGTCTACATCGAAGCGCCGAGGGATTACTGCATACGGCGGACGATGGACAACATGCCGGTGAGCCGGGAAGTGGCGGAGGCAACGATCGAGAAAACGGATCGGTACCGGGCGGAGTACTACAGTTTCTATACCGGCGGAAAGTCCTGGACAGATCCTGTTGCCTACGACTTGACAATCAACAGTGCACGCATGGGCATCGAAGGCAGTGTGCAGCTGATCCTGGCTGCCCTGAAAATCAGGGGGTTCATTGAGTGA
- the prmC gene encoding peptide chain release factor N(5)-glutamine methyltransferase — protein sequence MRYADLLREGRKRLQEHGDQAAGLLLNEICRGHDINLYMVMEEPMPEDLQTEYLEGVHRMERGEPLDYVLGYTPFYGYDFLVSPDVLIPRPETEELVALVLRLYDEYFPKQKVTVFDVGTGSGAIGISLALEEPDFTVYASDISEQAVRQAEKNRDRLQVGVSFLTGSLLEPYIQAGLHCDILVCNPPYIPSQEQIERSVRDFEPHVALFGGPDGLKFYRALFATARQVLKPEALMAFEMGWNQGQALTDLAHEYFPGAVAHIEQDINGKDRMFWLHIGAGNPAGGEGQVRDENE from the coding sequence ATGCGTTATGCCGACCTTCTCAGGGAAGGCCGAAAGAGGCTGCAGGAACATGGTGACCAGGCAGCGGGTCTGCTGCTGAATGAAATATGCCGGGGACATGACATCAATCTGTACATGGTGATGGAGGAACCCATGCCGGAGGATCTGCAGACGGAATACCTGGAGGGTGTGCATCGCATGGAACGCGGAGAGCCGCTGGATTATGTCCTGGGCTATACCCCGTTTTATGGCTATGATTTCCTGGTTTCTCCCGATGTCCTGATCCCGAGGCCGGAAACCGAGGAACTGGTGGCACTTGTGCTGCGGCTGTATGATGAGTACTTTCCGAAGCAAAAGGTGACTGTGTTTGATGTGGGAACCGGATCGGGAGCCATTGGCATTTCCCTGGCGCTGGAAGAACCTGATTTCACGGTGTATGCCAGCGACATCAGCGAACAGGCAGTCCGGCAGGCGGAAAAGAACCGGGACAGACTGCAGGTAGGTGTCAGCTTTCTGACCGGCAGCCTGCTGGAGCCCTACATCCAGGCGGGTCTGCACTGCGATATCCTTGTCTGCAATCCCCCTTATATTCCAAGCCAGGAACAGATTGAACGCTCGGTGCGGGACTTTGAACCCCATGTGGCGCTCTTCGGGGGTCCGGATGGACTGAAGTTTTATCGTGCACTCTTTGCGACGGCCCGCCAGGTGCTGAAGCCGGAGGCATTGATGGCATTTGAAATGGGGTGGAACCAGGGGCAGGCCCTGACGGATCTGGCCCATGAGTACTTCCCTGGAGCCGTGGCGCATATCGAGCAGGACATTAACGGGAAGGACCGGATGTTCTGGCTGCACATCGGTGCAGGGAATCCCGCTGGCGGTGAAGGACAGGTCAGGGATGAGAACGAATAA
- the prfA gene encoding peptide chain release factor 1, which yields MAKMDDRLEGLEQRYNEISELMMSPQVLGDRKTMAKLGREQSELTPIIDTYHEYKEAVAALEDARILAAEDDREIREMAQMEIGELEPKIRSYLDHLELLLVPRDPNDSHNAFMEIRGAAGGDEGNIFAGDLYRMYVKYAESKGWKVEVTDAEDSEAGGYSLIAFKISGQGVYGTLKFESGSHRVQRVPKTESQGRIQTSTATVLVYPELDEEDFDIDMNDLEIETMRASGAGGQHVNKTDSAVRIVHKPTGIVVKCQDGRSQHENRATALATIAARVKEEHQRELDEKAGAERRTKIGSGDRAEKIRTYNYPQNRITDHRIGYSVNQLDRMIDGRLEDLMTALQTADQQAKLAGEAL from the coding sequence ATGGCGAAAATGGATGACCGTCTGGAAGGTCTTGAACAGCGATACAATGAAATTTCCGAACTGATGATGAGCCCCCAGGTGCTGGGTGACCGCAAGACCATGGCAAAACTGGGCCGCGAACAGAGCGAACTGACGCCCATCATCGATACATATCACGAATACAAAGAAGCAGTGGCGGCACTGGAAGATGCGAGGATCCTGGCGGCGGAAGACGACAGGGAAATCCGGGAGATGGCGCAGATGGAAATCGGGGAGCTGGAGCCGAAAATCCGGTCCTATCTCGATCACCTGGAGCTCCTGCTCGTACCCCGGGATCCCAACGACTCGCACAATGCGTTCATGGAAATCCGCGGTGCAGCCGGAGGTGACGAAGGCAACATTTTTGCGGGCGACCTGTACCGGATGTATGTGAAATACGCCGAAAGCAAGGGCTGGAAAGTGGAAGTCACGGATGCCGAGGATTCGGAAGCCGGCGGCTACTCCCTGATTGCCTTCAAGATCAGCGGCCAGGGTGTCTATGGGACACTGAAATTCGAAAGCGGCAGCCACCGGGTGCAAAGGGTGCCCAAGACCGAATCCCAGGGCCGTATCCAGACCTCCACGGCGACGGTGCTTGTCTATCCGGAACTCGATGAAGAGGATTTCGACATTGACATGAACGATCTGGAGATTGAAACCATGCGGGCGTCTGGTGCCGGCGGCCAGCATGTCAACAAGACAGACTCCGCGGTGCGCATTGTGCACAAGCCCACGGGCATCGTGGTGAAATGCCAGGACGGGCGGTCGCAGCACGAAAACCGTGCCACTGCCCTGGCGACCATTGCTGCGCGGGTCAAGGAAGAACACCAGCGGGAGCTGGATGAAAAAGCCGGCGCCGAGCGTCGGACGAAGATCGGGTCCGGGGACCGCGCGGAGAAGATCCGCACCTACAACTATCCGCAGAACCGCATCACCGACCACCGCATCGGCTACAGCGTCAATCAGCTGGACCGAATGATCGACGGGCGGCTGGAGGATCTGATGACGGCCCTGCAGACGGCGGACCAGCAGGCGAAGCTGGCCGGAGAAGCGCTTTGA
- a CDS encoding sensor histidine kinase: MNSLSLRLELEGLYEPAEESFALMDSQLDKFIQSSRIHYNNRLLDMKLFSLKEVLEQDILPSLDGYKVRIVTKLDPGWLYGDSRILREGVETLLVNACRNCQQVQIALVEQETGLELTVSNETKSGILPSMNRYETSDDSHYGIGLDLARTAARLHGGDLSLTLEDGRFNARLFLPVHPWESDTAMFMKESFDSMNSEVKPWKNMP; encoded by the coding sequence TTGAACAGTCTGTCACTGCGACTGGAACTCGAAGGTTTGTATGAACCGGCTGAAGAATCTTTTGCACTGATGGATTCACAGCTGGACAAATTTATACAGTCTTCCCGAATTCATTACAATAATCGCCTTCTGGATATGAAGCTCTTTTCACTGAAGGAAGTGCTGGAACAGGACATACTGCCTTCACTTGATGGGTATAAAGTCCGGATTGTGACAAAGCTTGATCCTGGATGGCTGTATGGGGATTCCCGGATTCTGAGGGAAGGAGTGGAAACTCTTCTGGTCAACGCCTGCAGGAATTGCCAGCAGGTGCAGATAGCTCTTGTTGAGCAAGAGACAGGTCTGGAGTTAACAGTGAGCAATGAAACAAAAAGTGGGATTCTTCCCTCCATGAATCGATATGAAACGTCAGATGACAGTCACTATGGTATAGGACTGGATCTGGCAAGAACTGCAGCCAGACTTCACGGAGGGGATTTGTCACTTACGCTGGAAGATGGCCGATTTAATGCGCGATTGTTCTTGCCTGTGCATCCATGGGAATCCGATACTGCAATGTTTATGAAAGAGTCCTTTGATTCAATGAATTCGGAGGTAAAACCATGGAAGAATATGCCGTAA
- a CDS encoding iron-containing alcohol dehydrogenase family protein, with the protein MSRDGDIKTFSWHVPETVVTGPGSMKETGGLVQGVMKHPLVVTGPHLFRAGIIAPVLESLEEAGIGYAVFHETESDPSIETVEKIRTMYEKNACDGLIAVGGGSVMDAAKAAAVLIGDGGRLQDYEGAEARKISPLEMTLMAVPATAGTGSEVTPFAVISDDQRQVKMTVSSPFLIPEMVVLDPDLLSGVPAGLAAATGMDALIHALEAYVSRYGSFLSDGFAAQALEKIGHSLVKFVRTGDAEAAQEMLEGSFLAGCAFSLSRLGLVHALSHPLSAHYGISHGTANALLLPAVIRFNQEAAGEKYRQAADLLGVKEQTDLADWIEELNRLLGIEMKWEIREEDLPVLVRDGLMSGNVQANPRLAEEKDAEDIYKTLIPA; encoded by the coding sequence GTGAGCAGAGACGGAGATATCAAGACATTTTCCTGGCATGTGCCGGAAACCGTGGTGACGGGACCGGGGTCCATGAAGGAAACCGGAGGCCTGGTTCAGGGGGTCATGAAACATCCCCTGGTTGTCACGGGACCCCATCTGTTCCGGGCGGGAATCATTGCGCCAGTGCTGGAAAGCCTGGAAGAAGCAGGAATCGGGTATGCGGTGTTCCATGAAACGGAATCCGATCCTTCCATTGAGACAGTGGAGAAGATCAGGACCATGTATGAAAAGAATGCCTGTGATGGTCTGATTGCTGTGGGAGGCGGATCGGTGATGGATGCCGCCAAAGCTGCTGCGGTTCTGATTGGTGACGGAGGCCGTCTTCAGGATTATGAAGGAGCCGAAGCCAGGAAGATTTCCCCTTTGGAGATGACCCTGATGGCAGTGCCGGCCACAGCGGGGACCGGCAGTGAAGTGACTCCTTTTGCGGTGATCAGCGACGACCAGCGGCAGGTGAAGATGACAGTATCCTCTCCCTTCCTGATTCCGGAAATGGTGGTGCTGGATCCTGACCTGCTCAGCGGCGTTCCAGCTGGACTGGCTGCGGCAACAGGGATGGATGCACTCATTCACGCCCTGGAGGCTTATGTTTCCCGATATGGCAGTTTTCTCTCTGACGGGTTTGCGGCACAGGCTCTGGAGAAAATCGGTCACAGCCTGGTGAAGTTTGTCCGGACAGGGGATGCCGAAGCTGCACAGGAAATGCTGGAAGGATCCTTTCTGGCCGGCTGCGCCTTCTCCCTTTCCCGCCTGGGTCTGGTACATGCGCTGAGTCATCCGCTGTCGGCTCATTACGGGATTTCCCACGGAACAGCCAACGCCCTGCTGCTGCCTGCGGTGATCCGGTTCAATCAGGAAGCAGCAGGAGAGAAATACCGTCAGGCAGCTGATCTGCTGGGAGTGAAAGAGCAGACAGATCTGGCGGACTGGATCGAAGAACTCAACCGTCTTCTGGGAATTGAAATGAAATGGGAAATCAGAGAAGAGGATCTTCCAGTACTCGTCCGTGATGGTCTGATGTCCGGCAATGTACAGGCAAATCCGCGGCTGGCAGAGGAAAAGGATGCAGAGGATATCTACAAAACACTTATACCAGCCTGA
- a CDS encoding transporter substrate-binding domain-containing protein, with amino-acid sequence MKFRKMMMAAAAGMMILAGCGSSGGEEKKADSGKEVLKVGVECAYPPFNWTQTEETTTTGKEATPIYGTSQYAYGYDVAVAQEMAKALDMDLEVHKSEWASITQGLDAGDYDVIISGMGRTAKREQSYDFTDPYYYRTNCLVVKKGSGLEDVKGLSDLAGKNVTVTTQLGTGWVDLLDQIPDATLGANYETTSECFMAVNNGVADVVVVDEPTARAALATNPDLAIVTLDENDKFKNDEEMTNICIAVRKGDEETLKKMEESLKKIGLTSKEDMDKLMDESFKDVPATSISG; translated from the coding sequence ATGAAATTCAGAAAAATGATGATGGCAGCAGCGGCAGGCATGATGATCCTGGCAGGATGCGGTTCCTCCGGCGGTGAAGAGAAGAAAGCCGATTCCGGCAAGGAAGTGCTGAAGGTTGGCGTGGAATGTGCCTATCCGCCCTTCAACTGGACGCAGACAGAAGAGACCACAACGACGGGCAAGGAGGCAACACCGATTTACGGTACCAGTCAGTATGCCTATGGCTATGACGTGGCTGTGGCGCAGGAAATGGCCAAGGCACTGGACATGGACCTGGAGGTTCACAAATCCGAATGGGCTTCCATTACCCAGGGCCTGGATGCCGGTGACTACGATGTGATCATTTCCGGTATGGGCCGCACGGCGAAGCGGGAACAGAGCTACGACTTCACCGATCCCTACTACTATCGCACCAACTGTCTGGTGGTGAAGAAGGGATCCGGTCTGGAGGACGTGAAAGGACTTTCGGATCTGGCTGGCAAGAATGTCACGGTGACCACGCAGCTGGGTACCGGATGGGTCGATCTGCTGGATCAGATCCCCGACGCGACTCTGGGTGCCAACTATGAAACCACTTCCGAGTGCTTCATGGCAGTCAACAACGGTGTGGCTGATGTAGTCGTGGTGGATGAGCCCACAGCCAGGGCTGCACTGGCTACCAACCCGGATTTGGCAATCGTGACGCTGGATGAAAACGACAAGTTCAAGAACGACGAGGAAATGACCAACATCTGCATTGCGGTACGCAAGGGGGATGAAGAGACACTGAAGAAAATGGAAGAGAGTCTGAAAAAGATCGGCCTCACATCAAAGGAAGACATGGACAAGCTGATGGATGAGTCCTTCAAGGATGTGCCGGCCACTTCGATTAGCGGCTGA
- a CDS encoding aspartate aminotransferase family protein, which produces MKLQETGHTAQEIRDLASKYMIETYERFDLLAETAKDQYIYDEKGTPYLDFYAGIAVNSAGSCNDKVVRAVQEQAGQLMHTFNYPYTIPQALLAEKVCTITGFDKIFYQNSGTEANEAMIKMARKYGIEHYGPKKYKIVTAKMGFHGRTFGSMSATGQPDNGCQIGFGPMTDGFVYADYNDLESFKNAVDDDTIAIMVEPVQGEGGVHPATKEFLQGLREFTKEKGILLLLDEVQTGWMRTGKPMSYMNYGIQPDIVSMAKALGGGMPIGAIVTTEEIAKAFTPGSHGTTFGGHPVSCAAALAEIEELQDRKLDENAAEMGAYLMEQLATLPHVKDVRGQGLLVGVEFDDFIDAVDLKHRCVDKHLLTTAIGKSVIRLVPPLIITKEDVDKAVAIMRDALEDIDREQAA; this is translated from the coding sequence ATGAAACTTCAGGAGACCGGACACACAGCACAGGAGATCCGGGACCTCGCGTCAAAGTACATGATTGAAACCTATGAACGGTTCGATCTGCTGGCTGAAACCGCGAAGGACCAGTACATCTACGATGAGAAAGGGACACCTTATCTCGATTTCTATGCAGGGATCGCAGTGAATTCCGCCGGATCCTGTAACGACAAGGTGGTCAGGGCCGTCCAGGAACAGGCAGGTCAGCTGATGCATACCTTCAACTATCCCTACACGATTCCCCAGGCGCTGCTGGCAGAAAAGGTCTGCACCATTACCGGATTTGACAAGATTTTCTACCAGAACTCCGGGACGGAAGCCAATGAGGCCATGATCAAGATGGCCCGCAAATACGGCATCGAACACTATGGACCGAAGAAGTATAAAATCGTGACCGCTAAGATGGGATTCCATGGACGGACCTTCGGATCCATGTCTGCCACAGGACAGCCGGACAATGGCTGCCAGATCGGGTTTGGTCCCATGACGGATGGATTTGTCTATGCAGACTACAACGACCTGGAGTCCTTCAAGAATGCAGTGGATGACGACACGATTGCCATCATGGTGGAGCCTGTGCAGGGTGAAGGCGGTGTTCACCCCGCCACGAAGGAGTTTCTGCAGGGGCTGCGGGAATTCACGAAAGAAAAAGGCATCCTCCTTCTGCTGGATGAAGTGCAGACCGGATGGATGCGAACCGGGAAGCCGATGAGCTATATGAATTACGGCATTCAGCCGGATATCGTGTCCATGGCCAAGGCCCTGGGCGGAGGGATGCCCATAGGTGCGATCGTGACGACTGAGGAAATCGCAAAAGCGTTCACTCCAGGCAGTCACGGCACGACCTTTGGCGGGCATCCGGTATCATGCGCTGCAGCTCTGGCTGAAATTGAAGAACTGCAGGACCGGAAACTGGATGAAAATGCAGCAGAGATGGGTGCATACCTGATGGAACAGCTTGCCACGCTTCCCCATGTGAAGGATGTCCGCGGACAGGGACTTCTGGTTGGTGTGGAATTCGATGACTTCATTGATGCCGTGGATCTGAAACACAGGTGTGTTGACAAACATCTGCTGACGACAGCCATCGGCAAGTCGGTGATCCGCCTGGTGCCGCCGCTGATCATCACAAAGGAAGATGTGGACAAGGCTGTGGCCATTATGCGGGATGCACTGGAAGATATTGACAGGGAACAGGCTGCCTGA
- a CDS encoding response regulator transcription factor, translated as MRICIVEDNRELASVIREALNPEECQICCTCRQGLAECEKGWDLLLLDVRLPDGSGLDIARAARIVSNVPILFLSSDGMETTMLEAFESGCDDYIVKPVRLAVLRKKVEALLHRSGYRSALHLGETVLYPDTHCLKKDSLQLDLSGTETAILRQLILHPCQAETLMRAVRQTTGRDISPETFSSRLSTLKKKLEPFDLNIIGRKNTGYRLEER; from the coding sequence ATGAGAATTTGCATTGTGGAGGACAACAGAGAACTGGCTTCTGTGATTCGGGAAGCCCTGAATCCGGAGGAGTGCCAAATCTGCTGTACCTGCAGACAGGGACTGGCAGAGTGTGAGAAGGGATGGGATCTTCTGCTTCTGGACGTGAGACTTCCAGATGGCAGCGGACTGGATATTGCCAGAGCCGCCAGGATTGTCAGCAATGTCCCGATTCTGTTTCTTTCCAGTGATGGAATGGAGACCACCATGCTGGAGGCTTTTGAATCCGGCTGTGATGACTATATCGTCAAGCCCGTCAGACTGGCGGTCCTCAGGAAAAAAGTAGAGGCCCTGCTTCACAGAAGCGGGTACAGATCTGCCCTGCATCTGGGAGAAACAGTCCTGTATCCAGATACGCATTGTCTGAAAAAAGACAGTCTGCAGCTTGATCTTTCAGGAACCGAAACCGCCATCCTCCGGCAGCTGATTCTGCATCCCTGTCAGGCCGAGACTTTGATGCGCGCTGTCCGGCAGACCACAGGACGCGACATTTCTCCGGAAACCTTCAGTTCCCGTCTGTCCACACTGAAAAAGAAACTGGAACCTTTTGATCTGAATATCATCGGAAGGAAAAATACCGGGTATCGTCTGGAGGAACGATGA
- a CDS encoding amino acid ABC transporter permease — MAQPTNLFEWMVFLFQEYGEMFWQGTLVTLYIAIAGTIIGFVLGFVLGVLSDLQVSPHDPWYRRLPVWILKWIGDIYIEIFRDTPMIVQAMVIYYGLRSAGIEITPVPAAILVTVLNTGAYMSETVRAGINSVDPGQREGGLALGMTTMKIMVKVILPQALRNIIPEMANMFLTNLKMTSVLNVIGVTELFMVAKTTGAVYYKYFEAYLCIALIYFVLCFVFNRLFLLLEKKMKGKADYALAVEYMSDGE, encoded by the coding sequence ATGGCACAGCCCACAAACTTGTTTGAATGGATGGTGTTCCTGTTCCAGGAATACGGAGAAATGTTCTGGCAGGGGACGCTGGTCACGTTGTACATCGCCATCGCGGGAACCATCATCGGGTTTGTTCTCGGGTTTGTGCTGGGTGTGCTCAGCGATCTGCAGGTCAGTCCCCACGATCCCTGGTACCGGCGGCTGCCGGTATGGATCTTGAAATGGATCGGGGACATCTACATCGAGATATTCCGGGATACTCCCATGATCGTGCAGGCCATGGTCATCTACTATGGCCTGCGCTCGGCAGGGATTGAGATCACCCCGGTGCCTGCGGCGATTCTGGTCACGGTGCTCAACACCGGCGCCTATATGTCGGAAACCGTCCGGGCAGGAATCAACTCCGTGGATCCTGGTCAGCGGGAAGGCGGCCTGGCGCTGGGGATGACGACGATGAAAATCATGGTGAAGGTCATTCTTCCCCAGGCTTTGCGGAACATCATCCCGGAAATGGCGAATATGTTCCTGACAAACCTGAAAATGACGTCTGTACTGAATGTCATCGGCGTGACGGAGCTGTTCATGGTGGCCAAAACCACCGGTGCGGTGTACTACAAATACTTTGAAGCCTACCTGTGCATTGCCCTGATCTACTTTGTCCTGTGTTTTGTGTTCAACCGGCTGTTCCTGCTGCTGGAGAAAAAGATGAAGGGCAAGGCGGATTATGCCCTGGCTGTGGAATATATGTCCGACGGGGAATAG
- a CDS encoding amino acid ABC transporter ATP-binding protein, whose protein sequence is MKKAAVLIVKDLSKSFGSHEVLKKIDLDVAPGEVICVLGSSGSGKSTLLRCINHLETPTSGEIRFHGNPVQKHARALSDYRSQVGMVFQSFNLFNNMTVLDNCMSGTRNVLNLSKEEAKKRAIEQLKAVGMAPYIHAKPAQLSGGQKQRVAIARGLCMEPEILLFDEPTSALDPEMVQGVLTVMKDLAKSGLTMIIVTHEMAFARDVASRIIFMDQGYVAEDTDPESFFTAPATERAREFLSRYREQQS, encoded by the coding sequence ATGAAAAAAGCGGCAGTATTGATTGTCAAGGACCTCTCCAAGAGTTTCGGAAGCCATGAGGTGCTGAAAAAGATCGACCTGGATGTGGCCCCGGGGGAGGTGATCTGCGTGCTGGGTTCCTCTGGTTCCGGCAAGTCCACTCTTTTGCGGTGCATCAATCACCTGGAGACACCGACTTCCGGCGAGATCCGGTTCCACGGCAATCCGGTACAGAAACACGCCCGTGCCTTGTCTGACTACCGCTCCCAGGTGGGAATGGTGTTTCAGTCCTTCAATCTGTTCAACAACATGACAGTTCTGGACAACTGCATGTCCGGGACCAGGAATGTCCTGAATCTCAGCAAAGAGGAGGCAAAAAAGAGGGCGATCGAACAGCTCAAAGCTGTGGGCATGGCGCCCTACATCCATGCGAAACCGGCGCAGCTTTCCGGTGGCCAGAAGCAGCGGGTGGCCATTGCCAGGGGACTGTGCATGGAGCCGGAGATCCTGCTCTTCGATGAGCCGACTTCAGCGCTGGATCCGGAGATGGTGCAGGGGGTCCTGACGGTCATGAAGGATCTGGCAAAATCCGGTCTGACGATGATCATTGTCACCCATGAAATGGCCTTTGCCCGGGATGTGGCGAGCCGGATCATCTTCATGGATCAGGGTTATGTGGCGGAGGATACCGATCCGGAATCCTTCTTCACGGCCCCTGCTACAGAAAGAGCCCGGGAGTTTCTGTCCCGGTACCGGGAGCAGCAGTCATGA